Proteins from one Juglans microcarpa x Juglans regia isolate MS1-56 chromosome 1S, Jm3101_v1.0, whole genome shotgun sequence genomic window:
- the LOC121246319 gene encoding zinc finger CCCH domain-containing protein 21-like, translating to MPPKQQPKTDLAKKQKVVEDKTFGLKNKNKSKNVQKYVQNLQQSVQPKPDQTKAAAKKKKEEEKAKEKELNDLFKIAVSQPKVPVGVDPKSILCEFFKVGQCTKGFKCKFSHDLNVQRKGEKIDIYSDKRDQETMEDWDQEMLEKVVESKKTEYNQNKPTDIVCKYFLEAVEKKQYGWFWACPNGGKDCHYRHALPPGYVLKSQMKALLEEETEKITIEEEIENQRAKVATTTPMTTELFFQWKKKKIEERDAGLAEQQADRAKNDRMSGRELFLSDASLFVDDAEAYEKYQREEPEAVEQKVKDYSAAGEPSISTNTVADPEEDSTLDDDDDELDMDELNELEASLSRTSIQIR from the exons ATGCCGCCGAAGCAGCAACCGAAGACCGACTTGGCGAAGAAGCAGAAGGTCGTGGAGGACAAGACCTTCGGGCTTAAGAATAAGAACAAGAGCAAGAATGTCCAGAAGTATGTCCAAAACCTCCAGCAATCGGTCCAGCCCAAACCCGACCAGACTAAAGCCGCCGCGAAG AAAAAGAAGGAGGAAGAGaaagcaaaagagaaagagCTGAATGATCTGTTCAAGATTGCGGTCAGCCAGCCAAAAGTTCCAGTCG GTGTTGATCCAAAGTCTATATTATGCGAATTTTTCAAGGTGGGACAGTGTACCAAGGGTTTCAAATGCAAGTTCTCACATGATCTCAATGTCCAGAGGAAGGGTGAAAAGATTGATATTTACAGTGATAAGCGTGATCAAG AAACAATGGAGGATTGGGATCAAGAGATGCTGGAGAAGGTGGTGGAGTCAAAGAAGACCGAGTATAACCAGAATAAACCAACTGATATT GTTTGTAAGTACTTTTTGGAAGCAGTGGAAAAGAAACAGTACGGTTGGTTTTGGGCTTGCCCAAATGGTGGCAAAGATTGTCACTACAGACATGCTCTACCTCCCGgatatgttttaaaatctcaaatgaaGGCACTTCTAGAGGAAGAGactgaaaaaattacaattgaagaagagattgaaAATCAG CGTGCTAAAGTAGCAACCACTACTCCAATGACTACTGAGCTGTTCTTtcaatggaagaagaaaaagatagaagAAAGAGATGCTGGCTTGGCTGAACAGCAAGCAGATAGGGCTAAGAATGACCGCATGAG TGGTCGGGAGTTGTTCCTTTCGGATGCTAGCTTGTTTGTGGATGATGCTGAGGCATATGAAAAGTACCAAAGAGAAGAACCAGAGGCTGTTGAACAGAAG GTTAAAGATTACTCAGCAGCAGGGGAACCAAGCATCTCAACCAATACTGTTGCTGATCCTGAAGAGGACAGTActcttgatgatgatgatgatgagctgGACATGGATGAGTTGAATGAACTTGAAGCAAGTTTGTCAAGAACATCTATTCAAATTCGTTAG
- the LOC121246320 gene encoding 50S ribosomal protein L10, chloroplastic, whose protein sequence is MEVALLSFPSSKTPSSHSLNLTRTQTQTHRFLSNPPFVSPKPKPNLSIRSAISRTKKEETVETVKTQLDNCHLVAAIKYKGLTVKQFQELRRSLPESTKLVVAKNTLVYKAIEGTPWEALKPCMKGMNAWLFVHSEEIPAAIKPYRSFQKEKKLEDNDFTGAVFEGKFYGPGDFKALENMPTRAEIYAQLLGSLKGPASSVVGTIQAPARELVMVLKAYVKKLDEEGGEK, encoded by the coding sequence ATGGAAGTCGCACTCCTCAGCTTCCCCTCCTCCAAAACCCCTTCTTCCCATTCTCTCAACCTTACCAGAACCCAAACCCAGACCCACCGTTTCCTATCAAACCCGCCATTCGTCTCCCCCAAGCCCAAACCCAATCTCTCGATCCGCTCTGCCATTTCCCGCaccaagaaagaagaaaccgTCGAGACCGTCAAAACCCAGCTCGACAATTGTCACCTCGTCGCCGCTATAAAGTACAAGGGCCTCACTGTAAAACAGTTCCAGGAGCTCCGGAGATCCTTACCGGAGTCCACTAAACTGGTCGTTGCCAAAAACACCCTTGTTTACAAGGCCATTGAGGGCACCCCCTGGGAGGCCCTCAAGCCTTGCATGAAGGGCATGAACGCCTGGCTCTTCGTCCACAGCGAGGAGATCCCCGCCGCCATCAAGCCGTACAGGAGCTTCCAGAAGGAGAAGAAGCTCGAGGACAACGACTTCACCGGCGCCGTTTTCGAGGGCAAGTTTTATGGGCCCGGTGACTTTAAGGCGCTCGAGAATATGCCCACGAGAGCTGAGATTTATGCCCAGCTTCTTGGGTCTTTGAAGGGTCCCGCATCGAGCGTGGTCGGCACGATACAGGCGCCGGCAAGGGAGTTGGTGATGGTTTTGAAAGCCTATGTCAAGAAGTTGGACGAGGAAGGTGGTGAGAAATAG